A region from the Cyprinus carpio isolate SPL01 chromosome A8, ASM1834038v1, whole genome shotgun sequence genome encodes:
- the LOC109059586 gene encoding kazrin-A isoform X2, translating into MMDENKQLAQRIDGAIQCAKQEVANLRAELTATGHRLAELGELEEPGEPQEHQQQQQNHPDAPVQRPKALTELGQKGDVVVQETSLDKVLLHEEVVRLQEEVSVLKQVREMLNRELEETGGGCSMELRSVSQLRVQLTQKEQELDRAKEALLAMKADRKRLRLERTDLVNQMQQLYTTLESREEQLRDFIRNYEQHRKESEDAVRVLAREKDLLEREKWDLRRYTKEATEHASALRSALDLKENRIKELEAELTMMSNFMAQKLESRVFVRSPERPASPKTVSAKQSLATLTKDVPKRHSLAMPTETVVNGNQEWAMHAELPLTAAIRQSQQNLYHSMDRQVLKASPCVCDADGISMMSSAAARISPCHSKQPSIISDASVMEGERSSTPSDSPRHRTNSLCNSLEDLEEQRRRKKKERIGLGSLSRVFGRGKQRKSLDPTLFDDSDSLSSPARLSVSLSECEEHLDRLQQVELARTAPMSRWRAGTVQAWLEVIMAMPMYIRACADNVKSGKVLLAVTDEDLEFVLGISNSMHRRKLRLAIEDYRDAESGHGLSKAADLDHHWVAQAWLTDVGLPQYSQFFHTHLVDGRLLSTLTHTDLEKHLHMSKKAHQNSLLLRIELLQTLNFDKEILQSRRSECENQNTDPVVWTCRRIIKWIKEIDLKEFADNLQNSGVHGAIMVLDPSFSSDTMAAALCIPSNKHMVRHHLNEEMKALVSAARAGLDQEVEPLGTPPTLHRQSSLSSSSPSCHDDQQSLRRVKEQLGLSPKNFTGQKISHQNRSGSFPRNGLEEVSLQRERCPVRHFSAAELTNV; encoded by the exons ATGCACCGGTGCAAAGACCGAAAGCTTTGACAGAGCTTGGTCAAAAAGGTGACGTCGTTGTTCAGGAGACGTCATTAGATAAAG TGCTGTTGCATGAGGAGGTGGTGCGTCTGCAGGAGGAGGTGTCAGTGCTGAAGCAGGTCAGGGAGATGTTGAATCGTGAGCTGGAGGAGACGGGAGGAGGCTGTTCCATGGAGCTGCGGTCTGTCTCACAGCTCCGCGTGCAGCTAACACAGAAAGAGCAGGAGCTGGACAGAGCAAAGGAGGCATTACTAG CAATGAAGGCAGACAGGAAGCGTTTGAGGTTGGAAAGAACTGATCTGGTGAATCAGATGCAGCAGCTCTACACAACACTGGAGAGCCGTGAGGAGCAGCTACGAGACTTCATACGCAACTATGAGCAACACCGAAAA GAGAGTGAGGATGCAGTGAGAGTTCTGGCAAGGGAAAAAGATCTGTTAGAACGGGAGAAGTGGGACCTACGCCGTTACACCAAAGAGGCCACAGAACATGCAAGTGCACTCCGATCTGCACTGGACCTGAAAGAGAACAGGATCAAAGAGCTGGAGGCTGAACTGACTATG aTGAGTAACTTTATGGCTCAGAAACTAGAGAGTCGCGTGTTTGTTCGATCTCCAGAAAGACCAGCCTCACCTAAAACAGTGTCG GCAAAACAGTCTTTGGCTACTCTCACTAAGGATGTTCCTAAGCGGCACTCACTAGCCATGCCCACAGAGACTGTCGTCAACGGCAACCAAGAGTGGGCGATGCATGCAGAGCTTCCTCTGACTGCGGCGATACGACAGAGTCAACAAAACCTTTACCACTCAATGGATAGACAGG tacTGAAAGCATCACCATGCGTGTGCGATGCTGACGGCATCAGCATGATGTCATCAGCCGCAGCCAGGATCAGTCCGTGTCACTCTAAACAACCGTCAATCATCTCAGACGCCTCGGTGATGGAGGGAGAGAGATCCTCAACACCTTCAGATTCACCACGACACAGAACAAACTCCCTCTGCAAT TCTCTAGAGGATCTAGAGGAGCAGAGAcgcagaaagaagaaagagaggatAGGTCTGGGCTCTCTGTCGAGGGTGTTCGGTCGAGGAAAGCAAAGAAAGTCTCTGGACCCCACTCTGTTTGATG ACTCCGACAGTTTATCAAGCCCCGCCCGCCTCAGTGTGAGCCTATCAGAATGCGAGGAGCATCTGGATCGGCTCCAGCAGGTGGAGCTCGCGCGGACGGCCCCCATGTCCCGTTGGCGTGCAGGAACCGTGCAGGCGTGGCTGGAGGTGATCATGGCCATGCCGATGTACATACGGGCCTGTGCAGACAACGTTAAAAGTGGGAAG gTCTTGTTAGCTGTTACGGATGAGGACCTGGAGTTTGTTTTAGGTATCAGTAATTCAATGCACCGCAGGAAGCTCCGTCTGGCCATTGAAGACTACAGGGATGCAGAATCAGGACATGG CCTTTCTAAAGCAGCTGATCTGGATCACCACTGGGTGGCTCAGGCCTGGCTGACTGATGTGGGACTCCCTCAATATTCCCAGTTCTTCCACACTCACCTTGTCGATGGACGTCTCCTaagtacactcacacacaccgacCTTGAGAAGCATCTGCACATGTCTAAAAAAGCCCACCAGAACAGCCTGCTGCTGCGAATAGAGCTGCTACAAACACTCAACTTTGACAaagag ATTTTGCAGTCCAGGCGATCAGAGTGTGAGAATCAGAACACAGACCCAGTAGTGTGGACCTGTCGTCGCATCATCAAATGGATCAAAGAGATTGATCTCAAG GAGTTTGCCGACAATCTTCAAAACAGTGGGGTTCATGGTGCCATCATGGTGTTGGATCCCTCCTTCAGCTCTGACACCATGGCGGCAGCTTTATGTATTCCAAGCAACAAGCACATGGTCCGTCATCACCTGAATGAAGAGATGAAGGCACTTGTCAGTGCAGCCAG GGCAGGGCTTGATCAGGAAGTCGAACCTTTGGGGACTCCGCCCACACTTCATCGGCAGAGTTCTCTAAGCAGCTCATCACCCAGTTGTCATGACGATCAGCAGTCTTTAAGGAGGGTGAAG GAGCAGCTCGGTCTCAGCCCAAAGAATTTCACTGGACAGAAGATCAGTCACCAGAACAGATCCGGGTCATTTCCAAGGAATGGACTTGAGGAGGTCTCGCTACAACGAGAGCGTTGCCCAGTTCGACATTTTTCTGCTGCTGAGCTCACCAATGTCTAA